A single region of the Cucumis melo cultivar AY chromosome 3, USDA_Cmelo_AY_1.0, whole genome shotgun sequence genome encodes:
- the LOC103488512 gene encoding uncharacterized protein LOC103488512 — protein sequence MSKAGAKNEEATVVAIDTETENRKDGEEMNSGWMRPGDVDFVMIVVTFIAAVAFQVGTNPPGSVWQEDKNGFTAGKSIMASKSPSEYKKFMAGVTLCLSFSLIQLSVMLFRWYLKTYSVRRMIMYVLMLCTIAPMIVSFWASVKALTPDEKIMSEITATIWSSLGLYLISLPFILLYYLVKKFL from the exons ATGTCAAAAGCAGGGGCAAAGAATGAAGAGGCAACAGTAGTAGCTATAGATACTGAAACTGAAAACAGAAAGGATGGAGAAGAGATGAACAGTGGTTGGATGAGACCAGGAGATGTTGATTTTGTAATG ATTGTCGTAACATTCATTGCAGCCGTGGCATTCCAAGTAGGAACAAACCCACCGGGCAGTGTATGGCAAGAGGACAAGAATGGCTTTACTGCAGGTAAATCAATAATGGCATCAAAATCACCTTCTGAGTACAAAAAATTCATGGCGGGAGTGACATTATGTCTTTCATTTTCGTTGATCCAGTTAAGTGTGATGTTATTCAGATGGTACCTCAAAACTTATTCAGTTAGGAGAATGATTATGTATGTACTGATGCTATGTACAATAGCGCCAATGATTGTTTCCTTTTGGGCCTCTGTTAAAGCTTTGACACCTGATGAAAAAATAATGTCTGAGATCACTGCTACCATATGGTCTAGTTTGGGACTCTATCTTATAAGCCTTCCATTTATTCTACTTTACTACCTAGTCAAGAAATTCTTGTGA